Below is a genomic region from Acetomicrobium sp. S15 = DSM 107314.
TTCAGCTTCGATCCTAAAGAGCTCGAAGCGCTCATAACTCCTAAGACAAAGATGATAATCATAAATACGCCGCAAAATCCGACGGGAGGCGTGCTGCCGTCCTCGGACCTCGATCTTATTGCGGAACTTGCCGTAAAGCACGACTTGTGGGTAATGGCGGACGAAATATACTGCGCCATCATATTTGACGCGGTCTTTGACAGCATTTTATCCCGCCCCGGCATGAAGGAGCGCACTATACTGGTAGACGGTTTCTCAAAAACCTACGCCATGACGGGGTGGAGGTTGGGCTACGCCGTGGTGAGGGAAGATCTGGTTGCACACTTTTCTAAGCTTCTCACCAACTCGGTATCGTGCACAGCCACATTCACCCAGTGGGCCGGCATAGCAGCCCTCGAAGGACCTCAGGACTGCGTGGAGGAGATGGTGGCGTCGTATAAGAGGCGCAGGGATATGCTCGTAGACGGCCTGAATGAGATACCCGGTTTCAAGTGCTTAAAACCTCAGGGGGCCTTTTACGCCTTCGCAAACGTCACAGGTGCGTGTCGTAACCTTGGCCTTAAGGGCGCTGAAGAACTCCAAGATTATCTTCTCAACGAGGCCGGAGTTGCAGTGTTGGCGCGCACTTGCTTTGGGAATCGCGTACCCGGGGAAACAGAGGAATACGTAAGGTTCTGCTTCGCTACGTCCGAAAGCGCGATAAAGGAAGGCCTTTCGAGGATAAAGAAGGCTGTATCCTAAAGGCTTTGAGGTTCATCGCCCGATCTCAATCGCAAATTCTCCGTTAATAAATAGCCGCGTCGGAGGGGAGTGGATAACCATCTCTCCGACGCGGTTTTCGAGAGTTCCTTGCCCCCCAACTCCACAGAGCCGAAGGCGCACAACGCAAAAGTACCCTTGTAGTTAAGCGTCTCTAAGCTATTTGGCGGAAAGTCAAAGCCTAAAGCCCTTAGGAGGGGAGGATATCCTTTTCCTTGAGTTCCTTTTCGTTTAAAAGCACCAAATAATCCCCTCCCATGGCAAGGGCAAAGAGGTTGTGCTCCGTAGCTACGTTTACGATGGATTGGTCAAGGTTGAAAGAAGCTATGCAGCCAATCGTCTTTTTGTCCTTGAGCTCTGGCAGGAGCTCGCACGCCTTGGGAAGGAGCACATCCTTGAAATATTCCAAATCCTTCCGTCTGCCGTAATTTCCCTTTACATCCACGAGGAAAGCGTAATCGCCGCTCGTGGCTATGGCATCAAATTCCCAGACGTTTTTGTATGCGTCTTTTATCTTCCTCCTGATGGACATATCATCTACGTCCAAGTCGAAGCTCCTCT
It encodes:
- a CDS encoding aminotransferase class I/II-fold pyridoxal phosphate-dependent enzyme yields the protein FSFDPKELEALITPKTKMIIINTPQNPTGGVLPSSDLDLIAELAVKHDLWVMADEIYCAIIFDAVFDSILSRPGMKERTILVDGFSKTYAMTGWRLGYAVVREDLVAHFSKLLTNSVSCTATFTQWAGIAALEGPQDCVEEMVASYKRRRDMLVDGLNEIPGFKCLKPQGAFYAFANVTGACRNLGLKGAEELQDYLLNEAGVAVLARTCFGNRVPGETEEYVRFCFATSESAIKEGLSRIKKAVS